The nucleotide sequence GTCGCATGATCGATCGCGTGACCGTCGTCAGCGGCGATCTGTGCGACCAGTCGCTGATCGAACGGGCTCTCGGAGAATTTGAAATCAGCACGGTGATCCATCTGGCTGCCCAGACGATCGTCGGAATCGCGAACCGCAATCCCGTCTCGACATTCGAGGCCAACATTGGTGGGACCTGGAAGCTGCTGGAAGCCTGCCGCCGCTCACCCCGGGTGAACCAGATTATCGTCGCCTCTTCAGACAAGGCCTACGGTGAAGCCAGGACACTTCCCTATACGGAAGAGACCCCGCTTGAAGGACGCCACCCCTACGATGTCAGCAAGTCCTGCAGCGATCTGATCGCTCAGTCGTATGCTGTCACCTACGGGCTGCCGGTGATCATCACGCGCTGTGGCAATTTCTATGGCGGCGGCGACCTGAACTGGAATCGCATTATCCCCGGAACGATCCGGTCGGTCTTCCGCAATCAACGTCCCGTCATCCGCTCCGACGGTTCGTTCGTTCGCGACTATTTCTATGTCGAAGACGGTGCTGCCGCATACATGTTTCTCGCCGAGCAACTCGCACGTCGCCCGGAACTGGCGGGATCGGCATTCAACCTGTCGACCGAGATTCAACTGTCGGTGCTGGAAATTGTTCAGATGGTCCTGCAGCAGATGGGATCCGACCTGGAACCTGAGGTGCTGGGCGAAGCCTGTCACGAGATTCCTCATCAATACCTGAGTGCCCGCAAAGCGCGAGAACTCTTGAATTGGCAACCTTTGTTCACATTGGAGGAAGGCCTCCGCAGGACAATCGAATGGTACACGAATTATCTGCAGCCAACGGCAAAGCCCACCACACCGACGCGGAGTGTCGAATCTGTGGCCAGATCGGCCTGAACTCGATCCTCTCCCTCGGTCACACGCCGCTGGCCAACGCACTGCTGCGGGAAGACCAACTGAATCAGGCCGAGTCCTGCTGGCCACTCGAACTGGCCTGGTGCCCCGATTGCTCTCTCGCGCAAATCACCGAGACCGTTCCGCCGGAAATTCTGTTTCGGGAATATGCTTACTTCTCGTCGTTCTCCGACACCATGGTCGCGCACGCGCGGACCATTGCTGACCGGATTCGAACAGAGCGAAAGCTCGGTCCCCAGAGTCTGGCCGTCGAAATCGCCAGCAACGACGGGTATCTCCTGCAGTGGTATCACAAAGCGGGAGTCCCGGTCCTGGGCATTGAACCCGCACAGAACATCGCCAGGGTCGCCCAGGCCGAGCGTGGGGTCCGGACCATCAGCGAATTCTTCGGGCGCCAGATCGCCGAAGACCTTGTCCGATCCGGGCACAGGGCCGATGTCATTCATGCGAACAACGTGCTGGCTCACGTCGCCGATCTGAACGGTGTCGTCGCCGGGTTTGCCACCCTGCTGAAACCGGACGGCGTCGTTGTCGTTGAAGCTCCGTATCTGAAAGATCTGATCGACCACGTCGAATTCGACACGATCTATCATGAACATCTCTGTTACTTCTCGCTCACAGCGTTAGCGCGGCTGTTCCAGCAGCATGGCCTGACGATCGTGAATGTCGAACGTCTGGCCATTCACGGCGGGTCGTTGCGAATCTTCGCCGCTCACTCTGCCTCCGCGCAGGTACAGCCGTCCGTGACCAAACTGCTCCAGGAAGAAGCGGCCTGGGTCCGAAACAACGACATCTACGGTCAATTCGGGGCTCGCGTCGAGTCTCTGCGTCAGAGCCTGACGGGGCTGCTGACAGATCTGAAGTCGCAGGGGAAAAGCATCGCCGTATATGGGGCATCGGCAAAGGGAAGCACCCTGCTGAATTACTTTGGAATCGGCGCGGATGTCCTCGATTACGTGGTGGACAGAAGCACGATCAAACAGGGACTTTACACCCCCGGGACGCGACTGAAGATCTGTGACCCCGCGCGGCTTGTCGAAGATCAACCAGACTATTGCCTGCTGCTGACGTGGAACTTCGCAGACGAAATCCTGAAGCAGCAATCAGCCTATCGTCAGCAGGGGGGTAAGTTCATCATCCCGATTCCTGAGGTACGGGTCGCTTGAAGTGCGTGTCACGCTTGAGCCAGGTGGCACCCCGGGAAGGTCGGACAGTGCCCCGCCCCCTTCCCTCTGCTCTAAAACAGGAAAGCCACAAGAACAGCCCCAGAACGTCCGTCAGTTTTGATTCGTACCGCGGGATTGCTCAAAGAGATTATGAAATTCCAGGAAACATTGATCCAGGGTGCCTACGTGATCGAGCCTGAACGGCTCGAGGACGAACGGGGATTCTTCGCCCGTACCTGGTGTCAGCAGGAACTGGAACAGCAGGGTCTGGAGACCGGCATCTCGCAGTGCAACCTGTCGTTTAACCATCGCAGCGGCACACTCAGAGGAATGCACTATCAGGCCGCCCCGCATGGTGAAACGAAGATCGTCCGCTGTACGAGGGGGGCCATCTTCGATGTGATCGTCGATCTGCGTCCCGATTCCCCCAGCTACCTCCGCTGGTTCGGCATCGAGTTGACCGCCGAGAATCGACTCATGCTATATATTCCGCCGTCCATCGCTCACGGATTTCTGACGCGCGCCGATTCCACAGAAGTCTTCTATCAGATGTCGGTTCCATTTCATCCGGCGAGCGCTCGTGGCGTTCGCTGGGATGATCCCGCGCTCGGGATCGAGTGGCCGCAATTGCCCGCCGTGATCTCCGAACGAGATCGTTTGTACCCCGATTTTGATGTGCCATCCGTTTCGTAGCTTCTTTTGAGGTCGATCCGCAATGAAACGGGTTCTGGTTACCGCTGGCAGTGGCTTCG is from Schlesneria sp. DSM 10557 and encodes:
- a CDS encoding GDP-mannose 4,6-dehydratase encodes the protein MIHSVNRFDKSFWRDRRVFVTGATGLVGGWLIRRLLEAEADVVCLVRDWTPHSELYQSRMIDRVTVVSGDLCDQSLIERALGEFEISTVIHLAAQTIVGIANRNPVSTFEANIGGTWKLLEACRRSPRVNQIIVASSDKAYGEARTLPYTEETPLEGRHPYDVSKSCSDLIAQSYAVTYGLPVIITRCGNFYGGGDLNWNRIIPGTIRSVFRNQRPVIRSDGSFVRDYFYVEDGAAAYMFLAEQLARRPELAGSAFNLSTEIQLSVLEIVQMVLQQMGSDLEPEVLGEACHEIPHQYLSARKARELLNWQPLFTLEEGLRRTIEWYTNYLQPTAKPTTPTRSVESVARSA
- a CDS encoding class I SAM-dependent methyltransferase, encoding MVHELSAANGKAHHTDAECRICGQIGLNSILSLGHTPLANALLREDQLNQAESCWPLELAWCPDCSLAQITETVPPEILFREYAYFSSFSDTMVAHARTIADRIRTERKLGPQSLAVEIASNDGYLLQWYHKAGVPVLGIEPAQNIARVAQAERGVRTISEFFGRQIAEDLVRSGHRADVIHANNVLAHVADLNGVVAGFATLLKPDGVVVVEAPYLKDLIDHVEFDTIYHEHLCYFSLTALARLFQQHGLTIVNVERLAIHGGSLRIFAAHSASAQVQPSVTKLLQEEAAWVRNNDIYGQFGARVESLRQSLTGLLTDLKSQGKSIAVYGASAKGSTLLNYFGIGADVLDYVVDRSTIKQGLYTPGTRLKICDPARLVEDQPDYCLLLTWNFADEILKQQSAYRQQGGKFIIPIPEVRVA
- the rfbC gene encoding dTDP-4-dehydrorhamnose 3,5-epimerase, with protein sequence MKFQETLIQGAYVIEPERLEDERGFFARTWCQQELEQQGLETGISQCNLSFNHRSGTLRGMHYQAAPHGETKIVRCTRGAIFDVIVDLRPDSPSYLRWFGIELTAENRLMLYIPPSIAHGFLTRADSTEVFYQMSVPFHPASARGVRWDDPALGIEWPQLPAVISERDRLYPDFDVPSVS